The following is a genomic window from Staphylococcus saccharolyticus.
TCCAAAAATGTTGACGCATTTCTATATCCATAGCTGACGTAGGCTCATCTAAAATTAACAGTTCAGGTTTACCTACCAATGCAAAAGCAAAATCTAAAATCCTCTGTTGTCCACCTGATAAATTACATACCATTTGATTCATTTGTCGGTCGCTAAATTGTGTAATTTCTTTAAATTGATAAATAGAAATAAACGTTTGATAAAAGGATTGATATAATTGTAATAATTCGCATACCTTTATGTACTTAGGAAACTGTGTTTTTTGAAAAAGAATGCCCATCTTATGCTTATTTAGCAAATTTGATTTATCAACGATTTGACCACTACCATATTGATTATTTCCAATAATAATATCTATTAACGTTGACTTACCTGCTCCATTTTTACCGATTAATGCTGTACAACGTTTATTTTTTATATCAATACTTATATTTTCTAAAACTTTGTGGTTCTTAAAAGATTTAGATATATGTCGAAGCTCAATCATTATCGTCACACCTTTGATTTATGTTACTTATAATTTAGCAAAGTCAAGATAATGAAATAAGTACCGAATGTCATTAATTAGTAATGACATTTGTCATATAATATTAAAAGTTTACATAACATATTTATTGTCATACAAAAAGCCCCCGCTTTATTAAGCGAGAGCTGAGGTTGAAAATTATAATATTGGTGAAATTAATTTAGCTAAGTCTTCTTTAAATTTAATTGATAAAGGACGATTTTCATATTTTTCTTTCGTCAATAAATTGGACTTAGTAATATCTTCTTCAAAGGCCTCACGCAGTTGCTTAGCAATCACCTTATCATAGATAAATGCGTTCACTTCAAAGTTCAGTTCAAAACTTCTAAAGTCCATATTTGCACTTCTTATTGATGATACCTCATCATCAATCATCAGAATTTTAGAATGTATAGATCCATTTTGATATGCGTAAATATTAACGCCACTATCTAGTAAATCTGCTACATTTGAAAAAGTAGCCCAATATACAAATGGATGGTCTGGCTCACATGGAATCATCAAATTGACATCAACACCACTATTTGCCGCCATTTTTAAGCATTAATATACGATTGATCTGGTATAAAGTAAGGGCTTTGAAGGTAAATAGACTTTCGAGCACTCATAATCATTTTAGTATAACCATATTCAATTTGATGTAAATCAAATGCAGGGCCACTCGATGCAATTTGAAGTGCTACATCCCCTTTTTCCCTGTTTTCTTAGGAAAATACTTTTGGCCAAATTCAAATTGAGGACGATGAGATTGTGAATTCCAATCTAAAATGAATCTAAGTTGTAATGTATCAATACCTTCACCTTGAATACGTGTATGTGTATCTCTCCAATATCCTAGTTTACCTAAACTTAAGTAGTCATCACCTACATTGAAACCACCAATATAACCTATTTGACCATCAATAATAATAATCTTTCTATGATTACGATTATTCATTCTAAAGTTAATCAAAGGAAGTTTTGATGGAAAGAATGCCTCAACTTCTCCGCCTAGTGATCTAAAATGTTTAAATTTAGATAATCTTACTTTTTTTGAACCTACATCATCGTATAATAGTTTAACTTCTAAACCTTCTTTAAGTTTTGTTTCAAGGACATCTAAAATACGCTTACCTAAACCATCAAGTTCAAATGTATAATACTCTAAATGAATGTAATCTTTCGCGTTATAGATATCTTCTACAACTTTGTCATATAACTCATGGCCATCTGTAAATAAATCAATTTTGTTATTTTCAGTTAAAAACGCATCCTGTTTCATTAGCAACATGCGAATGAGATCATGATGTTTTTGAACTTGATCATTTATATAACCATAATTTTTCTTGTCAAAACTATCAACTTGGTCTTTAACTAAATCTGTAAAAGCGCGTAACTCATCACGGTTATTTCTTTCCATTTTCTTTTTAGACATAGTACAACCTAAGAATAAATATAAAATTAAACCCTACAAAAAGAACAAATAGCCAAGCCCAAGTAGCACTTGCACTACGTCGATCTCTTTCTAAAAAGATAATTACAAAAGCCAGTACTAGTTAATGATAAATCCTAACACAAGCAATATTGTTAACTATAGATTGTTTAAAATCATTACGCTTCAGTAACTAATGTTATAACCGCATTAAAATCTTCTTCATTATTCGGAAAAGCTCTTTCTTCAATTTGTTTAATAGTGATATTTAACAATTTGTAGCCGTTTCCTTCTTGAGATTTTAAAAATTCATTAACACTTTTTTCTAAACTTTCAAGTGATTCCTCAGTTAATGTTTTAAATTTTATTTGTTGCATATCATCCATTCCCCTTTCTTTATGTTGATTAAATGATAGAACTTTTCATAGAAAATTTCAATTATTAAAGAAATAAATGCTTTTTAGAACTTAATCACTCAATAGGTTGGACGGAATTTATTTAATTTTAAATAGTCTTGATGTATAATAACTACATTCGATTGAATATTCAGAATTATCTATCTACAGTTAGTAGTTACTAGTTAAATTTCTCTTATACTACCCATTTCTTTGTAGAGAAATTTTATCTCATTAACACTCAATCAACACGAATCATCGAATAAAATTTAAAATATCGATTAAATATTGGAGGGAAAGTCTGTGATTTCATTTGAAAATGATTACTTAGAAGGTGCACATGAAAAAGTCTTAAATCGATTAGTTGAAACAAATCTAGTACAAGCTGCCGGATATGGCTTCGATGACTTTTCAGCACAAGCAGCAGACAAAATACGTAAAATAATTAACTGTCCGGAGGCAACCATCCGATTTTAGGTAGGTGGTACGCAAACCAACCAAGTCGTCATTAATTCTATGCTTGATAGTTATGAAGGTGTCATATCTACTGATACAGGGCCATGTGGCAGTACATGAAGGTGGCGCGATAGAATTCAGTGAACATAAAGTGTTAACTATTTCATCTAATGCAGGTAAAATTTCTGCACAAGGTGTTGAAGAAGATTATTTAGAAACATTTCAAAGTGATTTTAAAAAAGAACACATGGTATTTCCAGGGATGGTTTATATTTCACATCCAACTGAATACGGAACTTTATACACTAAAGAGGAATTACAATCTTTATCTAGAGTTTGCCGTAGATATCACATTCCACTATTTATGGATGGTGCACGTTTAGGCTATGGTCTTATGAGCAATCAAACTAATGTAACTATCGAAGATGTTGCAAAATACTGTGATGTGTTTTACATAGGTGGTACGAAGATTGGAGCACTTTGTGGTGAAGCAATCGTATTCACTAAACAAAATGAACCTAAAAACTTCACTACAATCATAAAACATCATGGTGCTTTATTAGCGAAAGGTTGTTTAACTGGTATACAATTTTTAGAATTATTTACAGATGATTTATATTTTGATATAAGTCGACACGCTATTAAAATGGCTGAAAAAGTAAAAAAGGGATTTATAGATAAAGGGTATCAAGTCTATTTTGAATCAACAAAAAATCAACAATTTTTTATTTTAAGCAATGATAAAATTGAAGAACTAAAACAAAAGGTAAAATTCGCAGTTTGGGAGAAATATGATGATCAACATCGTGTTGTCCGCTTTGCAACAAGCTGGGCAACAACAGAAGAAAATGTTAATCAACTACTAGAACTAATATAAAATGCAAAATGAAGTTATAAAAACCGTATCGCTAAAGGGATCTCAGAATGTAGTCAGGAGGGTTATACTATGCAACAAGTGAACAAAATGCAGCTATAGCTCAAGCGAAGTCATATGCAAGTACATTACCGATATTTAAGAAAAATTTATACAGATAATTAACTTCGGAATATGGAGAGAAATTTCCATCAGACATAGCCCAGTATGTTGTCTATCATATTAGTGTGGACTATAAAAAGAATGCACTTAGATTAGTAAAAAGTTACGTAAAAAACATGAACATTTCTAATCAAGTATTATATAATTAACTCGTTTCAGAAAATGGAGAAGGATTTACTCCTGAAGAAGCGCAATATGCAATGGATCATTTAGATAGATAATCATTGAAAACGAGAGTTTTAACATTAAAGGTTTGTTTTCTTAATCGAAAGCAAACCTTTAATACATTCATATAAATATGACCTCAATAGAATATAAATCCAGTAACCATAAAATTTTTAAAGTTACAATTACTTTCACTCTTTTAAATTATCTTTTGGCAAATACTCTTATCTTTTTATTCACGACGCTTCTTTCATTTAAAATTAACATTGGTGTCAGCTTTTTACTAATATTATTTAATTCATCCTATTTTTTCTCAACATCTTTATGGACCACTTTTTAACTATATTTATCAATTTGTGTTTATGCCCTTAATGAATTATTAGTACATTAGCTATAATATTTGAATCAATCAATTTTTCTAAAGTTAAGTGTATCTCATTAAAGTCATTCATTTATATCACCAATTTAAATATCACAATTATCATAATAATAGCAAAAACCCCGAACAAGAATTCCAATTTCTCTTTTTTGTTAGTTTTACCTATTTTAAAAAATATTTTTATTGCATAGAGGTATTACTATTAGTATGTAGGAGGGGATTCCCCCTCCTGATAGGTTAGCGCTCAAATGTCCGTTCAATTATTATAGAGTAGGATTTTGTACATTTGAGTTTTTTATTTACTTACCTTCTGCCACAGGGATAATCAGATTCTTCAACACTATATTGATAGATTTTAATATTAGAGCCTACATTCATAGGCCGTTTATTACTTATCCCTTAGATTTCTAATAATTTATTGATATTATTGCCAAACTTATTTGCAAAATCAATAGACTTTGCTTGGCTCAAGCTTTCTGTATTTGTTAAATTATACTCTGCTGTCATAATATTACCTCCTAATTTATGAAAATAAATTATTATTTTTTGCAATAGTAGCTTGTCTTTGTGTATCATCTTTTATTGCCAAAATGTCATCTTATTTGACTGAGTGCTCACTGGTGGTTCTTGACTTAATGCTTTTTCAACATTAATTTTTACTATTTGATTAAGTAAGTTAGTAAATGATTCAACGTTTTTCTTTGTTTTTTCAGCATCAGTATTTACTAATATAATAATTTGATCATCGAAGCTTTCTAAACCTGACTCATTGAGCATTGAACGAGTCCCATTTTTCATTTGAGATAAAGCTTTTTCTGCTTTAAGTTCTTCATTCTCTTTCAAAAGCTTTTCGATTTCATATTGACTCTTTTGATCTTTATTCATTTTGGCCAGTTTCTCAGCTTCTTGAATTGCATCTTTAATACGTTCATCAGATTTTCTTTTTTCTCTAGCTAGACGATCCTTAATCATTTGAGATACTTCTTCTTGAGAAAATGTTTTCTCCTTCTGTTGTGATTGTTCATGAATTTTTCTGAATTGTCATTGTGCTTCATTTCTTCAGTAATATTACTTTGATTGTTCTCCATGAGATATACCTCCGTTTATAGTCTGTCGACTGCGTATTCCATACTTGCTTTTATAACGTCATCAGCACGTTTTGGACATAAAAAATAACCTTCCTTAGAAGGTCAAAATAGTGTATAAAAATAGCATCGCTTTCTATTTATCTGTATAGAAAGGATGCTATTAAGATATTATTCTTATTTCTTTAATTTCAGAGTCATCAATAGAGTAAATACCTACTTCAGTTTCTAAATCCATTACGAAATTTCCTGTATCACTTTCATATGGATTCTCAAAGTTTATTACATCGCCATAAAGTTTATTATTATCATTTAAAACTACATTTACTACATGACCATAAGACCTAGCTATTCTCATTTTTTCATCTCCTTTTTAACATAGGGAACTACATGTGTTCCTGTCTTAGAATAATGTACTTTCCCAAATTTAGTATTGATATAATGACCATTTACAAAAGCTTTTCCAATTACAACACCAAAGTCTATAATTTCTTTTTTATTAAACTTATTGTTAACTATTAACAATAAACCAGTATTTGATTTTTCCATAAGTAATTTATTCAATTCTTGATTAGGTATTGTAGTATAACTGGGAAGCATATAATTATTTTTAATGGCTTTCAATTTACTTTCTTCAAAAAGTTTATGATTATTACGATGTATATTTTGCTTTTCTGGGTTTATATCTATTTTTATTTTACCACTACGTATCATATCAAGCATTTCTTTTTTTGCTTTTTCTTGTATTTTTTCTTTTTCTAATTCTTTATCCTCAACTCGGTACTTACCTTTACGTTCTCTAAAGAATTGATCTCTCCAGTTTCCCACATGTGGTACTGTAGTACTTCTACACCAATGATGCATTGGTGGCGCATTAATGCCAGGTATCATATCTTTAACTTCAAATACTTTACCGTTTAAAGAATGACATATTTTAGACGTTTTCTTATCTATTTTAGCAACGTATTTATATTCTCCATATTCGCCCAGTTCTTTTTTTTCGACTCTGCTTGTACTCTTGCTGACTCAGTAACTAATAACCTACTTGCATTATAAGTAGTTGTGTTAGTTTGTTTCTTAAAATCCGTTATATACTCATTGGGATGTCTACCTCTAAGTAATACATTACTCGTCGTTCTTTCTACTTCTTTTTGATTTACAGCCATATCTTGCCATAATCTTGTAAACCACTTCACACCTTTAAAGTTACTATTCACAACAGCTTTTACATCAGTTTCATCAATTTTCACATGTTTACCAAGTATATGTGCTTGTCTTTCAACTTCTCTATCAACTGCATCAACTAACTTATTTTCTATCTTATCTTGAATATCTAAAGTGGAGTCTTTGACTATCAAATCTAACTGCTGCTTTAATAACTTTTCTCTAGATACTTTCATAGACAAGTTATAAAGCTTGAGTGCCTTGTTTGTCTCATCACAAAATCTTCAGTAAATTCCATTAGATTGAATCATCAATGACTTGTTGATCTATTTAAGATTTATCGATAAAAAGTATATTAAGATTACATTTTAAGAACTTTTCGACCAAATACCCTACTCATTATGAAATGATTGACAAAACATAGCTTTTAAAACAAAAAAGAAGTTAAGGCAACATTCCTCAACTTCTTACCCCTATTAAATTTCCCCTGAATTTGTTTAGCGCTTAGTATTGCTTCATGTACTGTTCTCTTTCCCATTCGGATACTTGAGTACGGTAATAATCCCATTCAATTGATTTAGAATTAATAAATTGATTGTAAATGTGATTTCCTAAAGCATTTTTAATTGAAGAATTTTCACGCATTGCTTTTAACGCAGTATATAATGTTGATGGTAAGTCTTGGATACCCACTGCTTCACGTTCTTCACGATTCATTTCATAGATATTTTGGTTTACTGGTTCTGGAACTTTAAGTTTATTTTTAATTCCGTCTAATCCTGCTTGTAAAATTGCTGCTAAAGTCATGTAAGGGTTTGCTGCTGGGTCAACTGAACGTACTTCGATACGAGTTGATAATCCTCTTGATGAAGGTACACGTACTAATGGAGAACGGTTTTTACCACTCCATGCAATATAACAAGGTGCTTCATAACCAGGAACTAAACGTTTATATGAGTTAACTAATGGGTTACAAACTGCAGTGAATCCACGTGCGTTTTTAAGTACTCCAGCTGTAAATTGGTATGCAGTTTCAGTTAATTGCATCTCACCTTCAGGATCGAAGAATGCATTTTCTTTACCTTTAAATAATGACACGTTGAAGTGCATTCCGCTTCCGTTCACACCGAATAATGGTTTTGGCATGAATGTTGCATGTAAATTATGTTTACGCGCAATTGTTTTTACAACAAGTTTAAATGTTTGAATATTATCACATGCAGTCACAGCATCCGCATATTTAAAATCAATTTCATGTTGACCAGGTGCTACCTCATGGTGACTTGCTTCGATATCGAATCCCATATCTTCTAATTCTAATACGATATCACGACGACAATTTTCACCTAAATCAGTTGGTGCTAAGTCGAAGTACCCACCATCATCATTTAGTTCTAATGTTGGTTCACCTTTTTCATCTAACTTGAATAAAAAGAATTCTGGTT
Proteins encoded in this region:
- the glnA gene encoding type I glutamate--ammonia ligase, whose product is MPKRSFTKDDIRKFAEEENVRYLRLQFTDILGVIKNVEVPVSQLEKVLDNEMMFDGSSIEGFVRIEESDMYLHPDLDTWVIFPWTAGQGKVARLICDVFKTDGTPFEGDPRANLKRVLGEMEEMGFTDFNLGPEPEFFLFKLDEKGEPTLELNDDGGYFDLAPTDLGENCRRDIVLELEDMGFDIEASHHEVAPGQHEIDFKYADAVTACDNIQTFKLVVKTIARKHNLHATFMPKPLFGVNGSGMHFNVSLFKGKENAFFDPEGEMQLTETAYQFTAGVLKNARGFTAVCNPLVNSYKRLVPGYEAPCYIAWSGKNRSPLVRVPSSRGLSTRIEVRSVDPAANPYMTLAAILQAGLDGIKNKLKVPEPVNQNIYEMNREEREAVGIQDLPSTLYTALKAMRENSSIKNALGNHIYNQFINSKSIEWDYYRTQVSEWEREQYMKQY